The bacterium sequence GTCTCCAAGGGCTGCCGGGACCGGGGTCTACCCACGTGCGGGAGATCGTGGGGCCCGGACGCGCCGCGCCCGTGCAGCACGCCGCGGCGCCGCCGCCGGCGGACATCGCGCACGAGATCGACCGCGCGCTCTCGCAGGACCCGCTGCCGCCGGGGTACGTGACGTTGATCCGCCGGTACTTCGATTCGCTTGGAGGCGCACCATGAGCCCTGCCGACCGTCCGGCACCCGATCTTGCCGCGCAGACCGTCGAGGAGTTCCGGCGCACGTTCGGGCTCGTGCGCGGGGAGCTGAGCCGCGTGATCGTCGGCCATCAGGAGCTGCTCGACCTCGTGGTCACCGCGCTCTTTGCCGGCGGCCACGTGCTGCTCGAGGGCGTGCCCGGTCTCGGCAAGACGCTGCTCGTGCGCACGCTCGCCCAGGCGCTGGACGTCCGATTCGCCCGGATCCAGTTCACGCCCGACCTCATGCCGGCCGACATTCTGGGCACCAACCTCGTCGTGCAGGACGACGCGGGCCGCCGCCGGTTCGAGTTTCAGCCCGGCCCGATCTTCGCGCAGATCGTCCTCGCCGACGAGATCAACCGCGCGACGCCGAAGACACAGTCGGCGCTGCTCGAAGCGATGCAGGAGCATCGCGTGTCGGTCGGCAAGCGCACCCACGTCCT is a genomic window containing:
- a CDS encoding AAA family ATPase; protein product: MSPADRPAPDLAAQTVEEFRRTFGLVRGELSRVIVGHQELLDLVVTALFAGGHVLLEGVPGLGKTLLVRTLAQALDVRFARIQFTPDLMPADILGTNLVVQDDAGRRRFEFQPGPIFAQIVLADEINRATPKTQSALLEAMQEHRVSVGKRTHVLEEPFVVLATQNPLEMEGTYPLPEAQLDRFLLKLYVRFPDRD